GACCAGTGCCCGCTCCCCGTGGTCGATGCTGCGCGCGCCCACGAGGACGACCTCCCGCTCCCCCATGGCCGATCGCAGGACCATGCCGTGGAAGGCGCCGGACGGGGAGGACTCCGGGGTGTTGAGGTCGGCGTGCGCGTCGAACCACAGCACCGTCACGTCGTCCCCGAGGCGCTGCACCGGTACCAGGTCGACGGAGCAGTCCCCGCCGATCGTCAGCACCGGTTCGTCCACATCGGACAGCGCGGCTCGTTGGGCGTCCTGGTGCGCCAGGAGCACTTCGTGGTTGGCGATACCGCCGACGGTGGGCGAGGTGCCGGTGCCGACCTGGACCTCCGTCACCTCGGCGCCGAGCACCAGCCCGGCCAGCCCGGCGAGGGCACGGCAGCCGGAGGGCAGCCCGGCCCGGCTCTCGACGAGCGCTCCCTGGAACTGGGGTACTGCGTGAATGCGCATGGCCGGAGTATGCGTGTGCGCGGGACCCGCGCACACGCACATCTCCGGCTCAGGTCAGCTCGATGAGCAGGTCCCCGCCCTCGACCTGCTGCACCTTGCCGATGGCCAGCCGCTTGACCTGGCCGGCCTTCGGCGCGGTGATCGCGGCTTCCATCTTCATCGCCTCGATGGTGGCCACCGTCTGACCCGCCTCGATCTGGTCGCCCTCGGCCACCGCGAGCGTGACCACGCCGGCGAACGGCGCGGGCACGTGGTCGGGGTTGGACCGGTCGGCCTTCTCCGCGGCCGGGATGTCGGCGGCCACCGAGCGGTCGCGGACCGAGATCGGCCGCAGCTGCCCGTTGAGCGTGGCCATCACGGTGCGCATACCGCGGTCGTCGGCCTCGCCGATGGCCTCAAGACCGATCAGCAGCCGCACACCCGGCTCCAGGTCGACCGAGTACTCCTCGCCCGGCCGGAGGCCGTAGAAGAAGTCCTTGCTGCGCAACACGCTCGTGTCGCCGTACGCCTCGCGGTGCGCGGCGAACTCCTTGGCGGGAGCCGGGAACAGCAGCCGGTTGAGCGTCTTGCGGCGGTCGGTCTCCAGGCCGCGGCGGTCGTCGTCGGTCAGCTCGACCATCTTGCGCGGGGCACTGCGACCGGCGAGGGCGCGGCTGCGGAACGGCTCGGGCCAGCCACCCGGCGGGTTGCCCAGTTCACCGTGCAGGAAGCCGATCACCGAGTCCGGGATGTCGAAGCTGCCCGGGTTCGCCTCGAAGTCAGAGGGCTCCACCCCCGCGCCGACCATGTGCAGCGCGAGGTCGCCGACCACCTTCGACGACGGGGTCACCTTCACCAGGCGGCCGAGCATGCGGTCGGCGGCGGCGTAGGTGGACTCGATCTCCTCGAACCGGTCGCCGAGGCCGAGCGCGATCGCCTGCTGGCGCAGGTTGGACAGCTGCCCGCCGGGGATCTCGTGGTGGTAGACGCGACCGGTCGGCGAGGCGAGGCCCGACTCGAACGGCGCGTAGATGCGGCGCACCGCCTCCCAGTACGGCTCCAGGTCGCAGACCGCCTGGAGGTCGAGCCCGGTGGCGCGCTCCGTGTGGTCGGTCGCGGCGACGATCGCCGACAGCGAGGGCTGCGAGGTGGTCCCCGCCATGGACGCCGTCGCGCCGTCCACCGCGTCCACGCCCGCCTGGATCGCGGCGAGGTAGGTGGCCAGCTGGCCGCCCGCGGTGTCGTGGGTGTGCAGGTGCACCGGCAGGTCGAACTCCGAACGCAGCGCCTTGACCAGAGTCGCGGCGGCGGGCGGGCGGAGCAGACCGGCCATGTCCTTGATCGCCAGCACGTGGGCGCCCGCGCGGACGATCTGCTCGGCCAGCCGCAGGTAGTAGTCGAGGGTGTAGAGCTGCTCCGCCGGGTCGGCGAGGTCGGCGGTGTAGCACAGCGCCACCTCGGCGATGGCCGATCCGGTGTCCCGGACCGCCTCGATCGCCGGGCGCATCTGCTCGACGTCGTTGAGCGCGTCGAAGATCCGGAAGATGTCGATCCCGGTCGCGGTGGCCTCCTCGACGAAGCCGCGCGTCACCGCCTCCGGGTACGGCGTGTAGCCCACCGTGTTGCGCCCGCGCAGCAGCATCTGGAGGCAGATGTTGGGCACGGCCTCGCGCAGTGCGGCCAGCCGCTCCCACGGGTCCTCGGCCAGGAAGCGCAGTGCGACGTCGTAGGTGGCACCGCCCCAGCACTCCAGTGAGAGCAGCTCCGGCGTGGAGCGGGCCACGTGCGGCGCGACGGCGAGCAGGTCCTTGGTGCGCACGCGGGTGGCCAGCAGCGACTGGTGCGCGTCACGGAAGGTGGTGTCTGT
The window above is part of the Allokutzneria albata genome. Proteins encoded here:
- a CDS encoding pyruvate carboxylase — protein: MFAKVLVANRGEIAIRAFRAAYELGAGTVAVFPHEDRNSLHRLKADESYEIGDPGHPVRAYLSVAEVIKAARKAGADAIYPGYGFLSENPELSQSCKDAGITFVGPSAEVLELTGNKARAIAAAREAGLPVLESSAPSSNVEELLSQAENIRFPVFVKAVAGGGGRGMRRVEEIGALREALEAAMREAESAFGDPTVFLEQAVVEPRHIEVQILADAKGNVIHLFERDCSVQRRHQKVIEIAPAPNLDPKLRERICADAVSFARHIGYVNAGTVEFLVDREGNHVFIEMNPRIQVEHTVTEEVTDVDLVQSQMRIAAGETLPDLGLSQDSIRLRGAALQCRITTEDPANGFRPDTGRITAYRSPGGAGIRLDGGTAHAGAGISAHFDSMLVKLTCRGRDFAGAVRRARRAIAEFRIRGVSTNIPFLQAVLDDEQFVAGQVTTAFIEQRPHLLTARHSADRGTRLLTYLADVTVNKPNGPRPSTVDPVQKLPAVNLLDTPPAGSRHKLVELGPEGFAAWLRSNPAVGVTDTTFRDAHQSLLATRVRTKDLLAVAPHVARSTPELLSLECWGGATYDVALRFLAEDPWERLAALREAVPNICLQMLLRGRNTVGYTPYPEAVTRGFVEEATATGIDIFRIFDALNDVEQMRPAIEAVRDTGSAIAEVALCYTADLADPAEQLYTLDYYLRLAEQIVRAGAHVLAIKDMAGLLRPPAAATLVKALRSEFDLPVHLHTHDTAGGQLATYLAAIQAGVDAVDGATASMAGTTSQPSLSAIVAATDHTERATGLDLQAVCDLEPYWEAVRRIYAPFESGLASPTGRVYHHEIPGGQLSNLRQQAIALGLGDRFEEIESTYAAADRMLGRLVKVTPSSKVVGDLALHMVGAGVEPSDFEANPGSFDIPDSVIGFLHGELGNPPGGWPEPFRSRALAGRSAPRKMVELTDDDRRGLETDRRKTLNRLLFPAPAKEFAAHREAYGDTSVLRSKDFFYGLRPGEEYSVDLEPGVRLLIGLEAIGEADDRGMRTVMATLNGQLRPISVRDRSVAADIPAAEKADRSNPDHVPAPFAGVVTLAVAEGDQIEAGQTVATIEAMKMEAAITAPKAGQVKRLAIGKVQQVEGGDLLIELT
- a CDS encoding arginase family protein — protein: MRIHAVPQFQGALVESRAGLPSGCRALAGLAGLVLGAEVTEVQVGTGTSPTVGGIANHEVLLAHQDAQRAALSDVDEPVLTIGGDCSVDLVPVQRLGDDVTVLWFDAHADLNTPESSPSGAFHGMVLRSAMGEREVVLVGARSIDHGERALVGDGGRVRLVERADLATVAPGNREVYLHIDLDVLSPDEFSGMTYPEPDGLTVDELTRQVRRLSPEWTVVGAAITECVTTDETELAKLVPLLEAVGEVLGTKNG